One window of Leptospiraceae bacterium genomic DNA carries:
- a CDS encoding putative Ig domain-containing protein, giving the protein MEKRLRWAPEQAKSPCQAPRYHNSSSCHCRLYKRRGSLTVGLPNTNAVTITAAQVTSQIQFTDYANIVFTVDTGTAPSNLLYPGAPFTFQQNAAIPTTSPVYSGGAIESCAASPTLPSGLSLSNTCAISGTPTATQDRKNYTVTATNAKGSTQTTISIIVSYRTDWSAIQSILQAQAALGRSGAETADTSTITGLTGGGGKWQGGVLAPNGKIYGIPANSSSVLIIDPTTNTADTSTITGLTGGWVGGVLAPNGKIYGIPQNSTSVLIIDPTTNTADTTTITGLTGTGLKWNGGVLAPNGKIYGIPRDSTKVLIIDPTTNTADTTTIAGLRGTIDKWVGGVLAPNGKIYGIPISITSVLIIDPTTNTANTTTITGLTGGGWAEGVLAPNGKIYGLSSTVLIIDPKCKYSQHNYDHWIACRWLGWRSSCAQQ; this is encoded by the coding sequence ATGGAAAAGCGATTACGATGGGCACCGGAGCAAGCCAAATCACCTTGCCAAGCACCCCGTTACCACAACTCTTCTTCCTGCCATTGTAGGTTATATAAAAGAAGGGGAAGTCTGACGGTTGGACTACCCAATACAAATGCGGTTACTATCACTGCTGCGCAAGTTACAAGCCAAATCCAGTTTACGGATTATGCAAATATCGTGTTCACAGTTGATACGGGAACAGCTCCGTCCAATTTATTGTATCCAGGAGCACCATTTACCTTCCAACAAAATGCAGCGATTCCAACTACCTCTCCTGTTTATAGCGGGGGAGCAATTGAAAGTTGTGCGGCTAGTCCTACACTCCCATCTGGACTCAGTTTGAGTAATACCTGTGCGATTAGCGGAACCCCAACGGCAACTCAGGATAGGAAAAATTATACAGTCACAGCTACGAATGCGAAAGGATCAACCCAGACAACGATTTCTATAATAGTAAGCTACCGAACAGATTGGAGTGCGATCCAGTCGATTCTGCAGGCACAGGCAGCCCTTGGCAGGAGCGGAGCGGAAACAGCAGATACATCTACTATAACCGGATTGACTGGAGGCGGTGGTAAATGGCAAGGGGGAGTGCTTGCACCCAATGGAAAAATCTATGGAATTCCAGCGAATTCAAGCAGTGTATTGATCATTGATCCGACTACCAATACAGCAGACACATCTACTATAACCGGATTAACTGGTGGTTGGGTCGGAGGCGTGCTTGCACCCAATGGAAAAATCTATGGTATCCCTCAGAATTCAACCAGTGTGTTGATCATAGATCCGACTACCAATACAGCAGACACAACTACAATCACCGGATTGACAGGGACTGGTCTTAAATGGAATGGAGGCGTGCTTGCACCCAATGGAAAAATTTATGGTATCCCCCGTGATTCTACTAAAGTATTGATTATAGATCCTACTACCAATACAGCAGATACAACTACGATTGCAGGATTGAGAGGAACTATTGATAAATGGGTAGGCGGAGTTCTTGCTCCCAATGGAAAAATATATGGTATTCCCATTAGTATAACCAGTGTCCTAATCATAGATCCGACTACCAATACAGCAAATACAACAACGATTACCGGATTGACTGGAGGTGGTTGGGCTGAAGGAGTGCTTGCTCCTAATGGAAAAATCTATGGTTTATCATCCACTGTATTGATCATAGATCCGAAATGCAAATACAGCCAACACAACTACGATCACTGGATTGCCTGTAGGTGGTTGGGCTGGAGGAGTTCTTGCGCCCAACAGTAA
- a CDS encoding histidine kinase: MNQLDSQFDMEITTETEKEIVFKAYRTSRHLEERVQETLSQILKKYERERLTPILYTVLKELIINATKANQKRVFFEENNFDITNAEHYEIGIKQYKKIFSENMGELYAPKCKLKDYYCMIIFEYVESGLTIEIRNNTLIAKQEEKSLREKLAMAMGYDDLAQFYMDNADNTEGAGLGLALIIIMMKGEGIDPNLFRISITDEYTSARLEIPFTNEFKAHRH, translated from the coding sequence ATGAACCAATTAGATTCTCAGTTTGATATGGAAATCACAACTGAAACCGAAAAAGAAATTGTATTTAAAGCATATAGAACCTCACGGCATCTCGAAGAAAGGGTGCAGGAAACCCTAAGTCAAATCCTCAAAAAATACGAACGTGAGCGTTTGACTCCAATTCTTTACACAGTTCTAAAAGAATTAATTATCAACGCCACGAAAGCGAATCAGAAAAGAGTATTTTTTGAAGAAAATAATTTTGATATTACAAACGCTGAGCATTACGAAATCGGCATCAAACAGTATAAAAAAATTTTTAGCGAGAACATGGGTGAGTTATATGCGCCTAAATGTAAGTTAAAAGATTATTATTGCATGATTATATTCGAGTATGTAGAAAGTGGGCTAACAATAGAAATCCGCAACAATACATTAATTGCAAAGCAAGAAGAAAAATCTCTACGAGAAAAACTTGCTATGGCAATGGGTTATGACGATTTGGCGCAGTTTTATATGGATAACGCGGATAATACGGAGGGCGCGGGACTTGGTCTTGCTCTTATTATCATCATGATGAAAGGCGAAGGAATAGATCCTAATCTTTTTCGAATCTCTATAACAGATGAATACACTTCAGCAAGATTAGAAATACCATTTACGAATGAATTTAAAGCTCACAGACATTAA
- a CDS encoding glycosyltransferase family 2 protein encodes MTIPISVCIITLNEEDNIRRCLLSLDFVDEIIIVDSGSTDNTTVIAREFPKTNIYYRKFDTYINQKNYCKSLSKNEWVLALDADEEISSDLKKEILNVTIDNVKDISGFYIPRLSFYMDKWIRHGGWYPNYQMRFFRKEKGEFSGLLVHETVSIQGKTSYFKNPLWHYSYRNISDHLKFIDRYSELCAVEKFKKGKKSGLTLAIAEAIWKFISMYFIRFGFLDGKVGLIIAILGSYYNFLKYIKLYEMHRKKKRKD; translated from the coding sequence ATGACCATTCCTATATCAGTATGTATCATCACTCTAAATGAGGAAGACAATATTAGGCGTTGTCTATTAAGTCTAGATTTTGTAGATGAAATAATAATCGTGGACTCCGGCTCAACGGATAACACGACAGTAATCGCTCGTGAATTTCCTAAAACCAATATTTATTATAGAAAATTTGATACTTATATCAATCAAAAGAACTACTGCAAAAGTCTTTCCAAGAACGAATGGGTATTAGCCTTAGATGCTGACGAAGAAATATCTTCTGATTTAAAAAAGGAAATTTTAAATGTAACGATTGATAATGTCAAAGACATATCAGGGTTCTATATTCCACGTCTCAGCTTTTATATGGATAAGTGGATTCGCCATGGTGGATGGTATCCAAATTATCAAATGCGTTTCTTCAGAAAAGAGAAAGGAGAATTTTCCGGTCTCTTAGTTCATGAAACGGTTTCCATACAAGGGAAAACTTCCTATTTTAAAAACCCACTCTGGCACTATTCCTATCGCAACATTTCCGATCATCTAAAGTTCATTGATAGATACTCAGAATTATGCGCTGTAGAGAAATTTAAGAAAGGAAAAAAATCTGGTCTTACACTTGCAATCGCAGAGGCAATCTGGAAATTTATATCCATGTATTTCATTCGATTTGGTTTTCTGGACGGTAAGGTGGGGCTAATTATTGCTATCCTCGGATCGTATTATAATTTTTTAAAATACATTAAGCTCTACGAGATGCATCGTAAGAAAAAGAGAAAAGATTAG